One window of the Gemmatimonadales bacterium genome contains the following:
- a CDS encoding DUF58 domain-containing protein, with protein sequence MSSSRGAERLDLLDPLEVARLGGIEVLTPGIVEGFLTGLHRSPRRGFSVEFAEHRAYQPGDELRYVDWKVLARTGRLYVKQFEEETNLRAMVVLDASKSMGWTGNAAVRLTKLEYAKRLVAAMVLVLLRQRDATGLITFDESVRAVLPPRARMAHWQQLLGAIHRTTAGRATAAEPALRRVMDQLQRRGLVIFVSDLLLDRDLAIKALRFLRHRGHQVLVLHLMDPSEMTLEGATESRYEDPETGQHVTLRPADWAGVYARTVEGVVHDWQLACRRHGIGYERVSTDLPFGLALRQALVRSAHVA encoded by the coding sequence ATGTCCAGCTCCCGCGGCGCTGAACGACTCGATCTGCTCGATCCTCTCGAGGTTGCCCGCCTGGGCGGCATCGAGGTGTTGACGCCGGGCATCGTAGAGGGTTTTCTCACCGGCCTGCATCGCTCACCTCGGCGGGGCTTTTCGGTCGAGTTTGCCGAGCATCGTGCCTATCAGCCAGGGGACGAACTTCGCTACGTCGACTGGAAGGTGCTGGCGCGGACTGGCCGCCTCTATGTCAAGCAGTTCGAAGAGGAAACCAACCTGCGGGCCATGGTTGTTCTCGACGCCAGCAAGTCGATGGGCTGGACCGGCAACGCCGCAGTTCGTCTCACCAAGCTGGAGTACGCCAAGCGGCTGGTCGCGGCCATGGTACTGGTGCTGCTGCGCCAGCGAGACGCGACCGGACTGATCACGTTCGACGAATCCGTTCGCGCTGTGCTTCCTCCCCGGGCTCGGATGGCGCACTGGCAGCAGCTGCTCGGTGCGATTCACCGCACGACGGCCGGACGCGCCACGGCGGCTGAGCCGGCGCTCCGCCGGGTCATGGATCAGCTGCAACGGCGCGGCCTGGTCATCTTTGTGTCCGATCTGCTGCTCGATCGGGATCTGGCCATCAAGGCGCTCCGGTTCCTGCGCCACCGTGGCCACCAGGTGCTGGTGCTGCATCTGATGGATCCGAGCGAGATGACCCTCGAAGGTGCGACCGAATCCCGGTACGAGGATCCGGAAACCGGTCAGCACGTGACGCTGCGTCCTGCCGACTGGGCCGGCGTCTATGCCCGAACGGTCGAGGGCGTGGTGCATGACTGGCAGCTCGCCTGTCGCCGCCACGGCATTGGCTACGAGCGGGTCAGTACCGACTTGCCGTTTGGTCTGGCGCTCCGCCAGGCGCTGGTTCGGTCGGCGCACGTCGCCTGA
- a CDS encoding M28 family peptidase: MKTRLLAALLLAAPLCLAAQVGPRSDLKSAAARITAAEIQHRIDILAHDSMGGRDTPSPGLEKAAEWLAREFARFGLKPAGDSGTYLQRYEVNVAVPDPDSTFLELRIPGSAPARLAIGPDVHIEGVAPRTATQYEVVLLGGKSLDPGAIKAEAVRGKLAIIVTDWTGGMGPQIQEAAVTAVTRGALGVLLPINNDSLAAQMGLGTPAGPTVRLGPPRPAGPSNGRFFALTSDAALARALPDVRQQIAFLRNSPRTTVAPVTDWRATLVSKEGEARSVLVPNTVGLLEGTDPKLRNEYLVITAHMDHVGSSCGGVTPENQVCNGADDNASGTVGLIALAKAFEQAPPARSVLFVAVSGEEKGLWGSAHFAERPPVPISAMVANLNMDMIGRNWTDSIVAVGKPHSSLGALVDRLAAEHPELGMTVVDDLWPDENLFMRSDQYNFARKGIPALFFTSGLHGDYHAASDTPDKIDAEKQARLLQLIFYLGHEIASAPERPVWDQASYQRIVRPAGQP; this comes from the coding sequence GTGAAGACTCGGCTTCTGGCAGCTCTGCTGCTTGCTGCGCCCCTGTGCCTCGCGGCCCAGGTAGGGCCACGCTCGGACCTCAAATCGGCCGCGGCACGCATCACGGCCGCCGAGATCCAGCATCGGATCGACATCCTTGCCCATGATTCCATGGGCGGGCGCGATACCCCGAGCCCGGGCCTCGAAAAGGCGGCCGAATGGCTGGCCCGTGAGTTCGCCCGTTTCGGCCTCAAACCCGCCGGCGACTCGGGCACCTACCTGCAGCGGTACGAGGTCAACGTCGCGGTGCCGGATCCCGATTCCACCTTTCTCGAGTTGCGGATTCCCGGCAGCGCACCGGCCCGGCTGGCCATCGGCCCCGACGTGCACATCGAAGGTGTGGCACCCCGCACCGCGACACAGTACGAGGTCGTTCTCCTGGGGGGCAAAAGCCTCGATCCGGGCGCGATCAAAGCCGAAGCGGTGCGTGGCAAACTGGCGATCATCGTTACCGACTGGACCGGCGGCATGGGGCCGCAGATTCAGGAGGCCGCCGTTACCGCCGTGACGCGCGGCGCCCTTGGTGTCCTGCTTCCGATCAACAACGATTCACTTGCTGCGCAAATGGGGCTGGGCACTCCGGCGGGGCCAACCGTCCGCCTGGGGCCGCCCCGACCGGCTGGTCCGTCCAACGGCCGGTTCTTTGCCCTGACGTCGGATGCCGCGCTGGCGCGGGCGCTGCCTGATGTCCGCCAGCAGATTGCCTTCTTGCGCAACTCACCGCGCACCACGGTCGCGCCGGTCACGGATTGGCGGGCCACGCTCGTATCCAAGGAAGGCGAGGCACGCTCCGTCCTGGTGCCCAACACGGTCGGGCTCCTCGAAGGCACCGACCCGAAGCTCCGCAATGAGTATCTGGTCATCACGGCCCATATGGATCACGTCGGTTCGTCCTGCGGCGGCGTGACTCCGGAGAATCAGGTCTGCAACGGCGCCGACGACAACGCTTCAGGCACGGTTGGCCTGATCGCCCTCGCCAAAGCGTTCGAACAGGCGCCCCCCGCACGATCCGTCCTGTTCGTGGCCGTGAGTGGGGAGGAAAAGGGACTCTGGGGCAGCGCGCATTTTGCCGAGCGGCCTCCTGTGCCCATCAGCGCCATGGTTGCCAACCTCAACATGGACATGATCGGGCGGAACTGGACCGACAGCATCGTTGCGGTCGGCAAACCACATTCGAGCCTCGGCGCATTAGTCGATCGCCTTGCCGCCGAGCACCCCGAACTGGGTATGACGGTGGTGGACGACCTCTGGCCCGACGAGAACCTCTTCATGCGATCGGACCAGTACAACTTTGCGCGCAAAGGGATACCGGCCCTGTTCTTTACCAGCGGCCTCCACGGCGATTACCACGCCGCTTCCGACACACCCGACAAGATCGACGCCGAAAAGCAGGCCCGGCTGCTCCAGCTGATCTTCTATCTCGGCCATGAGATCGCCAGCGCACCGGAACGGCCGGTCTGGGACCAGGCCAGCTATCAACGAATCGTGAGACCGGCGGGGCAACCCTGA
- a CDS encoding carboxymuconolactone decarboxylase family protein has translation MSNETKSLEQFHAFRTAMNEKIFAAGNLTTNRFFNLDTRAYEAGALDVKTKELLGLVASLVLRCDDCVTYHVERCAQEGATDPEIHEVFSIGLLIGGSIVIPHLRRAVARLEEVRTAG, from the coding sequence ATGAGCAACGAAACGAAATCGCTGGAGCAGTTCCACGCCTTCCGGACGGCGATGAACGAGAAGATCTTCGCCGCGGGCAATCTGACGACGAATCGGTTCTTCAACCTCGACACTCGTGCCTACGAAGCAGGCGCGCTGGACGTCAAGACGAAGGAACTACTCGGCCTGGTGGCGTCCCTGGTGCTTCGCTGCGACGACTGCGTCACCTATCATGTCGAGCGCTGCGCCCAGGAAGGGGCAACCGACCCGGAGATCCATGAGGTCTTTTCGATCGGACTCCTGATCGGGGGCTCGATCGTGATTCCTCACCTGCGCCGCGCCGTGGCCCGCCTCGAGGAGGTCCGGACCGCCGGTTAA
- a CDS encoding EamA family transporter has product MLGVSLIWGTNFSISKLALGHLGPLPFAAMRFVLSSALLVAVFWSVERPGRIPRSVLWRLLAWGIVGHTFNQGFFLYGLRHTTATNSALIFATLPVVVALFGIASGRERPEARVWAGIGLGTLGVVLVVAAQGAHFTVDTLRGDALTIGAVICWASFLVGVRTVAMSRSSLEVAAITHVGGTPGLVLAATPGLVAVDLPALSPIVWIALIYSAVFSSLVAMVLWTRGLKALGGSRTALYNCVTPVFAALVAWLLLGERPTPLQGVGAALVIAGILVSRAPAQAEEV; this is encoded by the coding sequence ATGCTGGGCGTCTCCCTGATCTGGGGCACCAACTTCAGCATCTCCAAGCTGGCTCTGGGGCACCTGGGTCCTTTGCCCTTTGCGGCGATGCGGTTCGTGCTGAGCAGCGCGCTGCTGGTGGCCGTGTTCTGGAGTGTCGAGCGCCCAGGCCGAATCCCTCGGTCGGTGTTGTGGCGCTTGCTGGCCTGGGGCATCGTTGGCCATACCTTCAATCAGGGGTTCTTTCTCTACGGTCTGCGGCACACCACGGCCACCAACAGCGCCCTGATCTTTGCGACCCTGCCGGTGGTCGTCGCGCTGTTCGGGATCGCGAGCGGCAGGGAACGGCCGGAGGCGCGGGTCTGGGCCGGGATCGGGCTGGGAACCCTGGGCGTCGTGCTGGTGGTGGCAGCGCAAGGTGCGCACTTTACGGTCGACACACTCCGGGGCGATGCGCTCACCATTGGAGCCGTGATCTGCTGGGCCTCGTTCCTGGTCGGGGTTCGAACGGTGGCGATGTCCCGCAGTTCACTCGAGGTCGCGGCGATCACGCATGTCGGAGGAACCCCGGGGCTGGTGCTCGCGGCAACGCCCGGGCTCGTGGCGGTCGATCTGCCAGCCCTCTCACCGATCGTTTGGATTGCCCTGATCTATTCTGCGGTTTTTTCCTCGCTCGTCGCCATGGTGCTGTGGACCCGCGGCCTCAAGGCGCTGGGCGGCAGCCGAACGGCCCTGTACAACTGCGTCACACCGGTGTTTGCTGCCCTGGTGGCCTGGCTGCTGCTCGGCGAGCGACCTACGCCGCTCCAGGGAGTCGGGGCGGCGCTGGTGATTGCGGGAATTCTGGTCAGCCGCGCACCGGCGCAGGCCGAGGAGGTTTAA
- a CDS encoding DMT family transporter, giving the protein MLLVALIWGANFSANKYALVSVPPLAFSAVRFLIASGLLWTVVAVLRPGEGVPGRTAWLLAGLGLIGNTAYQATLMTGLVSTTATNAALILGAMPVSVAVLGTVFRVERASPRLWVGILVATVGVVMVIAARGLDFSSATLRGDLLALLACLCWSIFTVGVRQVGRGVHPLRVVLLTTTGGTPLLVLLAWPELVRTEWLQLGAWTWGALLYSAVLAIVVAYAIWSVAVQRIGGNRTALYNCVVPVVAALVAWLVLGERPLPVQGLGAALVFAGVFLSQGMVRPAVRAPHGR; this is encoded by the coding sequence ATGCTGCTCGTCGCCCTGATCTGGGGCGCCAACTTCAGCGCGAACAAGTACGCACTCGTCTCAGTGCCCCCGCTCGCCTTTTCGGCCGTTCGATTCCTGATCGCGAGCGGCCTCCTCTGGACGGTGGTTGCCGTCTTGAGGCCTGGTGAGGGCGTGCCCGGGCGCACGGCGTGGTTGCTCGCCGGTCTTGGCCTGATCGGCAACACCGCCTATCAGGCAACCCTGATGACCGGGCTGGTTTCAACCACCGCGACCAACGCGGCACTCATTCTGGGAGCCATGCCGGTTTCCGTCGCGGTGTTGGGAACAGTCTTCCGCGTCGAGCGCGCCAGCCCGCGGCTCTGGGTTGGCATCCTGGTCGCGACCGTTGGCGTGGTCATGGTCATCGCCGCGCGCGGCCTCGACTTCTCCTCCGCCACCCTCCGTGGCGATCTGCTGGCCCTGCTCGCCTGTCTCTGCTGGTCGATCTTTACCGTGGGTGTTCGCCAGGTCGGTCGGGGGGTCCATCCCTTGCGCGTGGTATTGCTCACCACCACGGGCGGAACACCGCTCCTGGTGCTCCTCGCCTGGCCTGAGTTGGTCCGAACCGAGTGGCTGCAGCTGGGCGCGTGGACCTGGGGTGCGCTGCTGTACTCCGCCGTCCTCGCTATCGTGGTGGCCTACGCCATCTGGAGCGTCGCCGTCCAGCGCATCGGCGGAAATCGGACCGCGCTGTACAACTGCGTCGTGCCAGTCGTTGCCGCGCTGGTTGCCTGGCTCGTGCTTGGCGAACGGCCCCTGCCGGTTCAGGGGCTCGGCGCGGCCCTGGTGTTTGCGGGGGTCTTCTTGAGTCAGGGCATGGTACGACCCGCTGTGCGCGCACCGCACGGCCGCTAG
- the lepA gene encoding translation elongation factor 4, whose protein sequence is MKQSRIRNFCIVAHIDHGKSTLADRLIETTGTLQKRQMREQVLDSMDLERERGITIKLNACRMAYRGRDGQEYQLNLIDTPGHVDFTYEVSRSLAACEGAVLVVDASQGIQAQTLSNLFLAMEAGLEIVPVLNKIDLPGAEPERRALELVELLGVAEEDILAVSAKEGTGVPELLEQIVAKVPPPKGDPDGPLRALVFDSYYDRYRGAVPSVRVVDGSVRKGSKIFFGSHPGDIYEVDEVGFPALGRHPTDVLEAGEVGHIVASVRGVRDARVGDTILDAANPAAELLAGYRDVRSMVFAGIYPTTTDQYEDLRDALERLQVNDASLNYQPESSQALGFGFRCGFLGLLHMEIIQERLEREFDLDLITTVPTVEYHVYLTSGEMVVVENPSTLPESGLRDHIDEPFVKARIVSPVDYIGPIMKLGQDRRGVYHGMHYIDTTRVEFSWDFPLGEIVLDFYDRLKSISRGYASLDYEMAGYRTSDLVKLDMLINGEQIDAFSVIIHQDKSYDWGRKVAEKLKELIPRQLFAVSIQAAVGAKIIARETVSALRKDVLAKCYGGDITRKRKLLEKQKEGKKRMKQVGQIEIPQEAFLAVLKVDSD, encoded by the coding sequence ATGAAGCAGTCGCGAATCCGGAACTTTTGCATCGTCGCCCACATCGATCACGGCAAGTCCACCCTGGCCGATCGGCTGATCGAAACCACGGGCACGCTCCAGAAGCGGCAAATGCGGGAGCAGGTGCTCGACAGCATGGATCTCGAACGCGAGCGCGGGATCACCATCAAGCTCAATGCGTGTCGAATGGCCTACCGGGGCCGCGACGGACAGGAGTATCAGCTCAACCTGATCGATACGCCGGGGCACGTCGACTTTACCTATGAAGTGTCCCGGTCGCTGGCGGCCTGTGAGGGCGCGGTCCTGGTGGTCGACGCCTCCCAGGGCATTCAGGCGCAGACGCTGTCGAATCTCTTTCTGGCGATGGAAGCCGGGCTCGAGATCGTCCCGGTACTCAACAAGATCGACCTCCCCGGCGCGGAGCCCGAGCGCCGAGCGCTCGAACTGGTGGAACTTCTGGGGGTAGCGGAGGAGGACATCCTGGCCGTGTCGGCCAAAGAAGGCACAGGCGTCCCGGAGCTGCTCGAGCAGATCGTCGCCAAGGTGCCACCGCCCAAAGGTGACCCCGACGGCCCGCTTCGGGCGCTGGTGTTCGATTCGTACTACGACCGGTATCGCGGTGCCGTGCCAAGCGTGCGCGTCGTCGACGGCTCCGTTCGCAAGGGATCGAAGATTTTCTTCGGTTCGCATCCGGGCGACATCTACGAGGTCGATGAGGTCGGCTTTCCCGCCCTTGGTCGGCACCCGACCGACGTGCTCGAAGCCGGCGAGGTCGGCCATATCGTCGCCAGCGTGCGCGGCGTGCGGGACGCTCGGGTGGGCGACACCATCCTTGACGCGGCCAATCCGGCTGCGGAGCTGCTGGCTGGGTACCGGGACGTCCGCTCGATGGTCTTTGCCGGCATCTACCCGACCACGACGGATCAGTACGAGGACCTGCGCGACGCGCTCGAGCGTCTCCAAGTCAACGACGCGAGCCTCAACTACCAGCCGGAGTCGTCGCAGGCGCTCGGGTTCGGCTTTCGCTGCGGCTTCCTGGGCCTCCTGCATATGGAGATCATCCAGGAGCGGCTGGAGCGCGAGTTCGATCTCGACCTGATCACGACCGTTCCGACCGTGGAGTACCACGTCTACCTGACCAGCGGCGAGATGGTGGTGGTCGAGAACCCGTCGACCCTCCCGGAATCGGGGTTGCGCGATCATATCGACGAGCCGTTCGTGAAGGCCCGGATCGTGTCGCCGGTCGATTACATCGGGCCGATCATGAAGTTGGGGCAGGATCGCCGCGGCGTGTACCACGGCATGCATTACATCGACACCACGCGGGTCGAGTTTTCCTGGGACTTCCCGCTGGGCGAGATCGTGCTCGATTTCTACGATCGGCTCAAGTCGATTTCGCGGGGGTACGCCTCGCTCGATTACGAGATGGCCGGCTATCGCACCAGCGACCTGGTCAAACTCGACATGCTGATCAACGGCGAGCAGATCGACGCCTTCAGTGTGATCATTCACCAGGACAAGTCGTACGACTGGGGCCGCAAGGTGGCCGAGAAGCTGAAGGAGCTGATTCCCCGACAGCTCTTCGCGGTGTCCATTCAAGCCGCGGTCGGCGCCAAGATCATTGCCCGCGAGACGGTGTCGGCGCTCCGCAAGGACGTGCTCGCCAAGTGCTACGGCGGCGACATCACGCGAAAGCGCAAGCTGCTCGAGAAGCAGAAGGAAGGCAAAAAGCGGATGAAGCAGGTCGGCCAGATCGAGATTCCGCAAGAAGCCTTTCTCGCCGTGCTCAAGGTCGACAGCGACTGA
- the waaF gene encoding lipopolysaccharide heptosyltransferase II, with the protein MSQSGSGPIDGGTLVIQTAFLGDVVLTTGLISRLATQFGPVDMLVTPGAVPLVETHPAVREALAYDKKGRDRGLRAWWRLVGTLRDRHYARAYLPHRSARSAALALAARIPIRIGFEGSAGAPLYTHRVARPDAAHEAERLLALASPAPGEIAELQVALTDDDRAVAYAWLAARGIGDGFVVMAPGSVWGTKRWPYYPELIKRLPGRIVVIGGPGDRELAQTLVDAAPDRVADATGAMSLRESAALLERAQLLITNDSAPLHLASALGTPTVAIFGPTVPAFGFGPRAPQSALIERELDCRPCSLHGPARCPLGHHRCMREIPPDSVRDAIHQLTGS; encoded by the coding sequence GTGTCGCAGAGTGGCTCCGGCCCGATCGACGGCGGCACGCTGGTGATTCAAACGGCCTTCCTCGGCGACGTGGTCCTGACCACAGGACTGATCAGCCGTCTCGCGACGCAGTTCGGCCCGGTCGACATGCTCGTCACGCCCGGCGCCGTACCACTGGTGGAAACCCACCCTGCCGTTCGCGAGGCACTTGCCTACGACAAGAAGGGGCGCGATCGCGGTCTGCGCGCCTGGTGGCGACTCGTTGGCACCCTCCGCGACCGGCACTACGCCCGCGCCTACCTGCCGCATCGATCGGCCCGCAGCGCTGCGCTGGCATTGGCCGCTCGGATCCCGATTCGGATCGGCTTCGAGGGCTCGGCCGGCGCACCGCTTTACACCCACCGCGTGGCACGGCCGGACGCTGCGCACGAGGCCGAGCGGCTGCTGGCGCTGGCGTCACCAGCGCCGGGCGAGATTGCCGAGTTGCAGGTGGCGCTGACCGACGACGACCGTGCCGTGGCCTACGCGTGGCTCGCAGCGCGCGGCATCGGTGATGGCTTCGTCGTGATGGCACCCGGCTCGGTCTGGGGCACCAAGCGGTGGCCCTACTATCCGGAACTGATCAAACGGCTTCCCGGCCGGATCGTGGTGATCGGCGGCCCCGGCGACCGCGAGTTGGCCCAGACCCTGGTCGATGCCGCGCCCGACCGGGTGGCCGATGCCACCGGTGCGATGTCACTCCGTGAATCGGCGGCCCTGCTCGAACGGGCCCAGCTCCTGATCACCAACGACTCCGCCCCGCTCCATCTCGCCAGTGCACTCGGCACCCCAACCGTGGCGATTTTCGGTCCGACCGTGCCGGCCTTCGGCTTCGGCCCCCGAGCGCCGCAATCGGCCTTGATCGAGCGTGAGCTCGACTGCCGCCCCTGTTCGCTCCACGGCCCGGCACGCTGCCCGCTTGGTCATCATCGCTGTATGCGCGAGATTCCACCGGACAGCGTACGGGACGCGATTCACCAGCTGACGGGATCGTGA
- a CDS encoding ROK family protein gives MEYVLGIDIGGTNLVVAAVATDGSRIEGLRSEPTEAGRGADDVISRLVAMARRTIDDTRAADPSSRLTGIGIGSPGPVDVGAGVVLLTPNLGWVDMPVRDLIANPLGLPATLDNDATCAMAGEWWLGAARGARHAVTFTLGTGIGGGLVVDGKVVHGASDVAGEIGHITIETNGRRCGCGNDGCLEAYASGTAIARRMTEAIGAGGESLLAGPGDRGPLTAQAVYEAAASGDALALEVVHDTAKYLGVGVANLINILNPEIVVICGGVTQAGERLFTPLRREVTRRAFKPAVEVCRIVPGELPGTAGVVGAAKIFLETHA, from the coding sequence ATGGAATACGTCCTCGGCATCGACATCGGAGGCACCAACCTGGTCGTGGCGGCGGTTGCGACCGACGGCAGCCGGATCGAGGGGTTGCGATCGGAGCCGACGGAGGCGGGCCGAGGCGCTGACGACGTGATCAGCCGCCTGGTGGCCATGGCTCGGCGCACCATCGACGATACTCGGGCCGCCGATCCCTCCAGCCGCCTGACCGGGATCGGCATCGGATCGCCAGGACCGGTCGATGTCGGGGCTGGAGTGGTGCTGCTGACGCCCAACCTCGGCTGGGTCGACATGCCGGTCCGAGACCTGATCGCCAACCCGCTCGGCTTGCCGGCGACCCTGGACAACGACGCTACCTGCGCAATGGCGGGGGAATGGTGGCTCGGGGCGGCCCGCGGGGCGCGTCACGCGGTGACCTTCACGCTTGGCACGGGTATCGGCGGCGGATTGGTGGTCGACGGTAAGGTCGTCCACGGCGCCTCGGACGTGGCGGGCGAAATCGGCCACATCACGATCGAAACCAACGGGCGCCGCTGCGGCTGCGGCAACGACGGATGCCTCGAAGCCTATGCCTCGGGAACCGCTATTGCGCGGCGGATGACGGAGGCAATCGGCGCGGGTGGGGAATCGTTGCTAGCCGGCCCTGGTGATCGTGGCCCGCTGACGGCGCAAGCCGTTTACGAGGCCGCGGCGTCCGGAGACGCGCTGGCCCTCGAGGTTGTGCACGACACCGCCAAGTACCTCGGCGTCGGGGTCGCCAACCTGATCAACATCCTCAATCCGGAAATCGTGGTCATCTGCGGTGGCGTGACGCAGGCCGGCGAACGGCTGTTCACCCCGCTTCGCCGTGAGGTGACCCGGCGGGCCTTCAAGCCGGCGGTCGAGGTGTGTCGGATCGTACCCGGCGAGCTGCCCGGCACGGCGGGCGTCGTCGGCGCTGCCAAAATCTTCTTGGAAACCCATGCCTAA
- a CDS encoding carbohydrate kinase family protein: MPKVGVIGSLVWDEIHGRDPGRAAVEEWGGIAYALAGFDAALADDWEIVPLIKVGRDLAGPAEQLLRSLSHVARSVRFIEVPAPNNRVVLRYTSTERRTERMQGGVPGWTWAELGPLVRDLDAIYVNFISGFELSLGTAAALRDGFRGLIYADLHSLFLAMGRDGMRAMQPLPDAAGWYRCFDLIQLNEDEMAELSTDPISLAAAMMSVGVSTVLVTLGARGAVYLTDGRVGGGEPGPLRTALIPSPAVDDADPTGCGDVFGATTFARILAGEPLDRAVAAGTRAGARNAGYRGATGLAHHLRGSLVSL; the protein is encoded by the coding sequence ATGCCTAAAGTCGGGGTCATCGGCTCACTGGTCTGGGATGAGATCCATGGCCGAGACCCCGGCCGCGCCGCGGTGGAAGAATGGGGCGGAATCGCCTACGCACTGGCCGGTTTCGATGCGGCTCTCGCTGACGATTGGGAAATCGTCCCGCTCATCAAAGTGGGGCGCGACCTGGCGGGGCCGGCGGAGCAGTTGCTGCGCTCACTGAGCCATGTGGCGCGGTCGGTTCGGTTCATCGAAGTCCCCGCCCCCAACAATCGGGTGGTACTGCGGTACACCTCCACGGAGCGCCGGACCGAGCGAATGCAGGGAGGCGTCCCCGGTTGGACTTGGGCAGAGCTCGGGCCGCTGGTCCGCGATCTCGATGCGATCTACGTCAACTTCATCTCGGGTTTCGAGCTGAGCCTCGGCACCGCCGCCGCGCTTCGGGATGGATTCCGGGGGCTCATCTATGCCGACCTTCACAGCCTCTTCCTGGCCATGGGCCGCGATGGGATGCGAGCGATGCAGCCGCTGCCGGACGCCGCCGGCTGGTACCGGTGCTTCGATCTGATCCAGCTCAACGAGGACGAGATGGCGGAGCTCTCGACCGACCCAATCAGCCTGGCCGCCGCGATGATGTCGGTTGGCGTCAGCACGGTTCTGGTTACCTTGGGAGCTCGGGGAGCCGTGTACCTCACCGACGGCAGGGTCGGTGGCGGCGAGCCGGGTCCGCTGCGTACGGCGCTGATACCGTCGCCTGCGGTGGACGACGCGGATCCGACGGGGTGTGGCGATGTCTTCGGCGCAACGACCTTTGCCCGAATCCTCGCGGGTGAGCCGCTCGACCGCGCTGTCGCGGCCGGCACGCGCGCCGGCGCCCGCAACGCGGGGTATCGCGGTGCCACCGGCCTGGCGCATCATCTCAGGGGCTCTCTCGTCTCACTATGA
- a CDS encoding ATP-binding protein, whose translation MIHVAPVPASFDDRGLDTLAQSLGGWPPPERLLLDARGTTWASPYGLAALLTLGQSIKELGLPRPKFAAPDSDDTRGYWARTGFFAYAAEYYDLVGKIPRRSSEAASDTLLPLTPIRDAEDVHEVVGKLQEVATRILTSELKLEAKATMGFAMALSEACQNVVEHAETGGWVAAQTYFWKRRLGRKVAVIAVSDGGIGFRRSLEATEAKKVGERWGDGAALESAVLHSVSRFRDKEKGRGQGIAGIKRYIFRWHGKLSVRSGSARIALLPEWDDDVPLAEHLPFFPGAQLQLTIPAQEAVSR comes from the coding sequence ATGATTCACGTCGCGCCGGTTCCGGCATCCTTTGATGATCGCGGTCTCGACACGCTGGCGCAGTCACTGGGCGGATGGCCGCCGCCCGAACGCCTCCTGCTCGATGCGCGGGGTACCACCTGGGCCTCGCCGTACGGCCTTGCTGCGCTGCTCACGCTCGGGCAGTCCATCAAGGAGCTCGGCCTGCCCCGCCCCAAGTTCGCCGCGCCCGACTCCGACGACACTCGCGGCTACTGGGCCCGGACCGGATTCTTTGCCTATGCAGCGGAGTACTACGATCTGGTGGGCAAGATTCCCCGCCGGAGCAGCGAAGCAGCCAGCGACACCCTGCTGCCGCTGACACCGATCCGAGATGCAGAAGACGTGCACGAGGTCGTCGGCAAGCTTCAGGAAGTTGCCACCCGGATCCTCACCTCCGAGCTCAAACTCGAGGCCAAAGCCACGATGGGTTTTGCCATGGCATTGTCGGAAGCCTGCCAGAATGTCGTCGAGCATGCCGAAACCGGCGGGTGGGTTGCTGCGCAGACCTATTTCTGGAAACGTCGGCTCGGTCGCAAGGTCGCGGTCATTGCCGTCAGCGATGGAGGCATCGGGTTCCGTCGCTCGCTCGAGGCCACCGAGGCCAAGAAGGTCGGCGAGCGCTGGGGCGACGGCGCCGCGCTCGAGTCGGCCGTGCTGCACTCGGTCAGCCGCTTCCGCGACAAGGAAAAGGGCCGCGGCCAGGGCATCGCCGGCATCAAGCGCTACATTTTCCGGTGGCATGGCAAGCTGTCGGTTCGAAGCGGCTCAGCCCGCATTGCGTTGCTGCCGGAGTGGGATGACGACGTCCCGCTGGCCGAGCATCTGCCGTTCTTTCCCGGTGCTCAGCTCCAACTCACGATTCCAGCGCAGGAAGCGGTGTCCCGATGA